A section of the Oryza sativa Japonica Group chromosome 1, ASM3414082v1 genome encodes:
- the LOC4327761 gene encoding heavy metal-associated isoprenylated plant protein 6, translating into MAAESETPRITELHVRMDCNGCEHKIRKTLRAIDGVSEVYVDAASQKVTVVGIADPERIVKAIRKTKRVPTIFSHTDPAAPPPPPAEGEAAPPPADAPPPEEAPAAEPAPSEAAPPPPAEADQAAAPPATDATVIHMVHDYPYTHDHHHGHGHHLFGRDHWPASHHPAGGMVNYGGGAPYYAAHSYSHRASPYVSEYGYVGSPAHHEGRFYSSHDYYYPAAAGGRGKGDGSQITSMFSDENPNACTIS; encoded by the exons ATGGCTGCAGAATCAGAG ACGCCGCGAATAACAGAGCTTCATGTGAGGATGGACTGCAATGGCTGCGAGCACAAGATCAGGAAGACTCTGCGTGCCATTGATG GTGTGAGCGAGGTGTACGTAGATGCAGCGAGCCAGAAGGTGACGGTTGTCGGGATCGCCGACCCGGAGAGGATCGTCAAGGCGATCAGGAAGACCAAGAGGGTCCCCACCATCTTCTCCCACACcgacccggcggcgccgccgccgccgccggccgaaggcgaGGCCGCGCCACCGCCAGCCGACGCGCCACCGCCGGAGGAAGCACCGGCCGCAGAGCCGGCACCATCAgaagcggcgccgccgccgccggcggaagCCGACCAGGCGGCGGCTCCCCCGGCCACCGACGCCACCGTCATACACATGGTGCACGACTACCCGTACACCCacgaccaccaccacggccacggccaccacCTGTTCGGCCGGGACCACTGGCCGGCGAGCCACCATCCCGCCGGCGGCATGGTCaactacggcggcggcgcgccgtacTACGCCGCGCACAGCTACAGCCACAGGGCGAGCCCGTACGTCTCGGAGTACGGCTACGTCGGCTCTCCGGCTCACCATGAGGGCAGATTCTACAGCAGCCATGATTACTACTACCCTGCAGCTGCTGGTGGCAGAGGGAAGGGAGATGGAAGCCAGATCACCTCCATGTTCAGCGATGAGAACCCTAATGCATGCACCATATCCTAA
- the LOC4327762 gene encoding uncharacterized protein: MGTATMATAVGAAVVLYFVLSRRLAQEDGGGGGGGGGGGGKRRRVRAARRPAQPPATWIEAVGTLAETLRFTYSETLGKWPIGDLAFGIKYLMRRQGNLHVASVYAGNNCIELKGPEIMEELIVLRRLIDLCFLFSKKPFPVFLELAGFSPEDVLIEEPKAGILKPAHTILRDECTKSFLVLIRGTHSMKDTLTAATGAVVPFHHSLLDEGGVSKLVLGYAHCGMVAAARWIARSITPCLCQAVSQCPDYQIRVVGHSLGGGTAALLTYILREHQELSSTTCVAFAPASCMTWELAESGKHFVRTIVNGADLVPTVSTSSIDDLRSEVTASSWLNDLRDQIQQTRFLNVVYRSATALGTRLQSFSGARDRVAGAGALLRPVSSKTQVVMKQAQNVAQAVARSRSAFSSWSCMGARRRGVGVVAASAKEEITVETHVTSTTNSESYVVEQRGTKTMEELQYTADSVSVHEETEEEALLSEHESSREHAEEEITEGEMWFQYEKDLDRQAEVEAQTRQEEAAAAKEIMEEESAVLKNVEDRQSFSSDSLERQQFYPPGRIMHMVAMPPADSCPDDPVAADECSVGIYETPRDLYSKIRLSNTMINDHYMPMYKKTMEILIEKFANNDENFCTDSTVE, encoded by the exons ATggggacggcgacgatggcgacggcggtgggggcggcggtggtgctgtATTTCGTGCTGAGCCGGCGGCTGGCCCAGGAGGATgggggtggtgggggtgggggtgggggtggaggGGGGAAGCGGCGGAGGgtgcgcgcggcgaggcggcccgcgcagccgccggcgacgtggatcGAGGCGGTGGGCACGCTGGCGGAGACGCTGCGGTTCACCTACTCGGAGACGCTCGGGAAATGGCCCATCGGGGACCTCGCGTTCGGGATCAAGTACCTCATGCGCCGCCAG GGAAATTTACATGTCGCTAGTGTATATGCTGGAAACAATTGCATTGAACTGAAAGGGCCTGAAATAATGGAAGAGCTTATTGTTCTGAGACGATTAATCGATCtttgctttcttttttctaaGAAACCATTTCCGGTCTTCCTGGAATTAGCTGGATTTTCCCCAGAGGATGTTCTTATTGAGGAACCTAAAGCGGGG ATTTTAAAGCCTGCCCATACAATCCTGCGTGATGAATGCACCAAATCCTTCCTTGTGTTGATTCGTGGGACACATAGTATGAAAGACACATTGACTGCAGCTACTGGTGCTGTAGTACCATTTCACCACTCACTTTTAGATGAAGGTGGTGTCAGCAAGTTAGTGCTGGGATATGCACACTGTGGGATGGTTGCAGCAGCCCGCTGGATTGCAAGAAGTATAACACCATGTCTCTGTCAAGCAGTCAGTCAATGCCCAGACTACCAAATCAGG GTTGTTGGCCATTCATTGGGTGGTGGTACTGCTGCATTACTGACCTACATCCTGAGAGAACACCAGGAGTTGTCTTCAACAACTTGTGTTGCCTTTGCTCCAG CTTCATGCATGACATGGGAGTTAGCAGAATCAGGCAAGCATTTTGTGAGGACTATTGTAAACGGTGCTGATCTGGTTCCTACAGTATCAACTTCATCTATAGATGATCTCCGTTCAGAG GTAACGGCATCTTCATGGTTAAATGATTTGAGGGATCAGATACAGCAGACACGCTTCCTAAATGTTGTTTACCGGTCTGCTACTGCTTTAGGAACTCGCCTGCAATCATTTTCTGGTGCCAGAGATAGGGTTGCAGGTGCTGGTGCACTGCTACGACCTGTTTCAAGCAAAACTCAG GTTGTGATGAAACAGGCACAGAATGTTGCGCAGGCTGTTGCTAGAAGTAGATCAGCATTTTCTTCATGGTCATGCATGGGTGCACGCCGTCGAGGTGTTGGTGTAGTTGCTGCAAGCGCTAAAGAGGAAATAACAGTGGAAACCCACGTCACATCTACCACTAATTCAGAGTCCTATGTTGTAGAACAACGTGGCACCAAGACCATGGAGGAGCTGCAGTACACTGCAGATAGTGTTTCAGTTCATGAGGAAACAGAAGAAGAGGCCCTTCTGAGTGAGCATGAATCCTCTAGGGAGCATGCAGAAGAAGAAATAACTGAAGGTGAGATGTGGTTTCAGTACGAGAAGGACCTGGATCGGCAGGCTGAAGTGGAGGCTCAGACCAGGCAGGAAGAAGCAGCTGCTGCCAAGGAAATAATGGAGGAGGAAAGTGCTGTTCTAAAAAATGTTGAGGATAGGCAATCCTTTTCATCTGATAGTTTGGAGAGGCAGCAGTTCTACCCTCCTGGTAGAATCATGCACATGGTTGCCATGCCTCCTGCAGATTCTTGCCCTGATGATCCGGTTGCTGCTGATGAGTGCAGTGTGGGAATATACGAGACCCCAAGGGATCTTTACAGTAAAATCCGTCTATCCAACACCATGATCAATGACCATTACATGCCGATGTATAAGAAAACAATGGAAATATTGATTGAGAAGTTTGCGAACAATGATGAAAATTTCTGTACAGACTCGACAGTAGAATAA
- the LOC9272440 gene encoding phospholipase D zeta 1 isoform X1 codes for MSGGRSAAREGEEAEEEEVEEYGGGYVRMPQEPEGEAAAAGAGSFLRLPESAGAFDELPRARIVGVSRPDAGDITPMLLSYTVEVQYKQFRWLLYKKASQVLYLHFALKRRAFLEEFHEKQEQVKEWLQNLGIGEHIPVVHDDDEADDVHVPSQHDEHSVKNRNVPSSAVLPVIRPALGRQQSVSDRAKVAMQEYLNHFLGNMEIVNSREVCKFLEVSLLSFLPEYGPKLKEDYVTVGHLPKIDEGSSNICCLCGCFSFCNSSWQKVWAVLKPGFLALLQDPFDPKLLDIVIFDVSPHMDRNGEGQSTLAREIKEHNPLHFAFEVSSGGRTIKLRTRSSAKVKDWVSAINTARRPPEGWSHPHRFGSFAPPRGLTEDGSVVQWFLDGQAAFNAIASSIEEAKSEIFITDWWLCPELYLRRPFHHHESSRLDILLESRAKQGVQIYILLYKEVSLALKINSMYSKQRLLNIHENVKVLRYPDHFSTGIYLWSHHEKIVIVDNQVCYIGGLDLCFGRYDTPEHKVVDVPPSIWPGKDYYNPRESEPNSWEDTMKDELDRTKYPRMPWHDVQCALYGPACRDIARHFVQRWNYAKRNKAPNEQAIPLLMPQHHMVIPHYMGKIKESNEEVSKQTHVEDIKGQKLSSLKAPASCQDIPLLLPHEPDHQASNNGELGLNGLDNNHGHSDHPNKTHWKQPIPNRKAKQDTSLQDLQMKGFVDNLGTPDVSSVIGHYDTSKQNVHHMDNEWWETQERGDQVDYVLDIGEVGPRATCCCQVVRSVGPWSAGTTQIEGSIHNAYFSLIEKAEHFVYIENQFFISGLSGDDTIKNRVLEALYRRILRAEKEKRCFRVIIVIPLLPGFQGGIDDGGAASVRAIMHWQYRTICRGPNSILKNLYDVVGSKAHDYISFYGLRAHGRLGDGGPLVTNQIYVHSKLMIIDDRMTLIGSANINDRSLLGSRDSEIGMIIEDKEVVSSIMDGRHWEAGKFSLSLRLSLWAEHLGLHPGEVSQIMDPVDDLTYNNIWMGTAKANTKIYQNVFSCVPNDHIHSRSQFRQGFAHRKEKIGHTTIDLGVAVEITETHKDGDLAGTDPMEKLQAVRGHLVSFPLEFMCQEDLRPFFGESEYYTSPQVFH; via the exons ATGAGCGGGGGGCGGTCGGCTGcgcgggagggagaggaggcggaggaggaggaggtggaggagtacGGAGGGGGATACGTGAGGATGCCGCAGGagccggagggggaggcggcggctgcgggggcGGGGTCGTTCCTCCGGCTTCCCGAGTCGGCGGGGGCGTTCGACGAGCTGCCGCGGGCGAGGATCGTCGGGGTGTCGCGGCCCGACGCCGGGGACATCACGCCCATGCTGCTCTCCTACACCGTCGAGGTCCAGTACAAGCAG TTTAGGTGGCTTCTATATAAGAAGGCATCACAGGTTCTATATCTACATTTTGCGTTGAAAAGGCGTGCATTTCTTGAGGAATTCCATGAGAAACAGGAACAG gtcaaggaatggcttcaaaATTTGGGAATTGGGGAGCATATTCCAGTTgtgcatgatgatgatgaagcgGATGACGTGCATGTTCCTTCACAACATGATGAACACTCTGTCAAAAATAG AAATGTTCCCTCTAGTGCTGTCTTGCCTGTCATTCGTCCAGCCCTTGGTCGTCAGCAATCTGTTTCTGATCGTGCAAAGGTTGCCATGCAAGAATATCTGAACCATTTCTTGGGAAACATGGAAATTGTCAACTCAAGAGAG GTTTGTAAATTTTTGGAAGTCTCTCTGTTATCATTTCTACCAGAATATGGGCCTAAGCTAAAGGAAGATTATGTTACAGTTGGACACTTACCAAAAATTGACGAAGGTAGCAGTAACATATGTTGTTTGTGTGGATGTTTTAGTTTCTGCAACAGTAGCTGGCAGAAG GTTTGGGCTGTACTGAAGCCAGGATTTTTAGCTTTGCTCCAAGATCCATTTGATCCAAAGCTTTTGGATATAGTTATCTTTGATGTATCACCTCACATGGATAGAAATGGAGAAGGCCAAAGCACTCTAGCAAGAGAGATTAAGGAACATAATCCATTGCACTTTGCATTTGAG GTGTCTTCTGGGGGGCGGACAATAAAATTGAGAACAAGAAGTTCTGCTAAAGTGAAAGATTGGGTATCTGCAATAAATACTGCTCGACGACCCCCAGAGGGTTGGTCTCACCCACACCGTTTTGGTTCATTCGCACCACCTAGGGGTTTGACTGAAGATGGTAGCGTCGTACAATGGTTTCTTGATGGGCAAGCTGCGTTTAATGCTATTGCTTCTTCAATTGAGGAAGCCAAATCGGAG ATATTCATTACTGATTGGTGGCTGTGCCCAGAACTGTACCTTCGACGCCCTTTCCACCATCATGAATCCTCTAGACTTGATATTCTTCTAGAATCAAGGGCAAAGCAAGGTGTACAG ATCTATATTCTTTTGTACAAGGAAGTTTCTCTTGCATTGAAAATTAACAGCATGTACAGCAAACAGAGGCTTTTAAACATTCATGAGAATGTTAAAGTTCTGCGATACCCTGATCATTTCTCAACTGGCATATACTTATG GTCACATCATGAGAAAATCGTTATTGTTGATAATCAAGTATGCTATATTGGAGGCCTTGATTTATGCTTTGGTCGTTATGATACTCCTGAGCATAAAGTTGTGGATGTTCCTCCTTCAATATGGCCAGGAAAAGATTACTACAATCCTAG GGAATCTGAGCCAAATTCTTGGGAGGACACCATGAAAGATGAGCTTGATCGTACTAAATATCCTCGCATGCCCTGGCATGATGTTCAGTGTGCTCTTTATGGTCCTGCATGCCGAGACATAGCAAGGCATTTTGTTCAGCGCTGGAACTATGCAAAG AGGAACAAAGCACCAAATGAGCAAGCAATTCCCTTATTGATGCCTCAACATCACATGGTAATTCCCCATTACATGGGTAAAATCAAAGAATCAAATGAGGAAGTAAGTAAACAGACTCATGTTGAGGATATTAAAGGCCAGAAGTTAAGCTCCTTGAAAGCACCAGCATCATGCCAGGACATTCCATTGCTTTTGCCTCATGAGCCTGATCACCAGGCATCAAATAATGGAGAGTTAGGTCTGAATGGTTTAGATAACAATCATGGTCACTCAGATCACCCAAATAAAACCCATTGGAAACAGCCCATTCCCAACCGGAAGGCCAAGCAAGATACTTCTCTTCAGGATTTACAGATGAAAGGTTTTGTGGACAATCTTGGTACCCCAGATGTTTCATCAGTAATTGGACATTATGACACCTCAAAACAAAATGTGCATCACATGGATAACGAATGGTGGGAGACACAGGAGCGAGGAGACCAGGTCGATTATGTGCTTGATATTGGAGAAGTTGGTCCCCGAGCAACTTGTTGCTGTCAG gtTGTTCGAAGTGTTGGTCCGTGGTCAGCAGGAACAACTCAAATTGAAGGGAGCATCCACAATGCCTATTTTTCTCTCATCGAAAAAGCAGAACATTTTGTGTACATTGAG AATCAGTTTTTCATATCAGGTCTTTCAGGAGATGACACAATAAAAAACCGTGTATTAGAAGCATTATACAGGCGTATACTTAGAGcagaaaaggagaaaaggtgCTTCCGGGTTATAATTGTCATACCGCTTTTACCTGGATTTCAG GGAGGCATTGATGACGGTGGAGCAGCATCTGTTAGAGCAATTATGCACTGGCAATACAGGACCATTTGTAGAGGGCCTAATTCAATACTTAAGAATCTTTATGATGTGGTTGGTTCCAAAGCCCATGATTATATCTCCTTTTATGGGCTCAGGGCACACGGCAGACTAGGTGATGGTGGTCCTTTGGTCACCAATCAG ATATATGTGCACAGTAAGTTGATGATCATTGATGACCGGATGACACTGATTGGATCAGCTAACATAAATGACAGAAGTTTGCTTGGATCAAGGGATTCTGAG ATTGGTATGATTATTGAAGATAAAGAGGTTGTCAGTTCAATTATGGATGGAAGACATTGGGAAGCAGGGAAGTTCTCTCTTAGCCTACGACTTTCTCTATGGGCAGAACACCTTGGCCTTCATCCAGGAGAG GTTAGTCAAATTATGGATCCTGTGGACGATTTGACTTATAACAACATCTGGATGGGCACTGCTAAG GCAAACACCAAGATATACCAAAATGTCTTCTCGTGTGTTCCCAATGATCACATCCATTCTAG GTCCCAATTTAGGCAAGGATTTGCTCACCGGAAGGAGAAAATCGGCCACACAACCATTGACCTGGGTGTTGCTGTAGAGATAACAGAAACTCACAAGGATGGGGATCTGGCAGGCACCGATCCTATGGAAAAATTACAGGCCGTTAGGGGCCATCTCGTTTCCTTCCCTTTGGAGTTCATGTGCCAAGAGGACTTGAGACCATTCTTCGGCGAAAGCGAATATTATACGTCCCCGCAAGTTTTCCATTAG
- the LOC9272440 gene encoding phospholipase D zeta 1 isoform X2 → MQEYLNHFLGNMEIVNSREVCKFLEVSLLSFLPEYGPKLKEDYVTVGHLPKIDEGSSNICCLCGCFSFCNSSWQKVWAVLKPGFLALLQDPFDPKLLDIVIFDVSPHMDRNGEGQSTLAREIKEHNPLHFAFEVSSGGRTIKLRTRSSAKVKDWVSAINTARRPPEGWSHPHRFGSFAPPRGLTEDGSVVQWFLDGQAAFNAIASSIEEAKSEIFITDWWLCPELYLRRPFHHHESSRLDILLESRAKQGVQIYILLYKEVSLALKINSMYSKQRLLNIHENVKVLRYPDHFSTGIYLWSHHEKIVIVDNQVCYIGGLDLCFGRYDTPEHKVVDVPPSIWPGKDYYNPRESEPNSWEDTMKDELDRTKYPRMPWHDVQCALYGPACRDIARHFVQRWNYAKRNKAPNEQAIPLLMPQHHMVIPHYMGKIKESNEEVSKQTHVEDIKGQKLSSLKAPASCQDIPLLLPHEPDHQASNNGELGLNGLDNNHGHSDHPNKTHWKQPIPNRKAKQDTSLQDLQMKGFVDNLGTPDVSSVIGHYDTSKQNVHHMDNEWWETQERGDQVDYVLDIGEVGPRATCCCQVVRSVGPWSAGTTQIEGSIHNAYFSLIEKAEHFVYIENQFFISGLSGDDTIKNRVLEALYRRILRAEKEKRCFRVIIVIPLLPGFQGGIDDGGAASVRAIMHWQYRTICRGPNSILKNLYDVVGSKAHDYISFYGLRAHGRLGDGGPLVTNQIYVHSKLMIIDDRMTLIGSANINDRSLLGSRDSEIGMIIEDKEVVSSIMDGRHWEAGKFSLSLRLSLWAEHLGLHPGEVSQIMDPVDDLTYNNIWMGTAKANTKIYQNVFSCVPNDHIHSRSQFRQGFAHRKEKIGHTTIDLGVAVEITETHKDGDLAGTDPMEKLQAVRGHLVSFPLEFMCQEDLRPFFGESEYYTSPQVFH, encoded by the exons ATGCAAGAATATCTGAACCATTTCTTGGGAAACATGGAAATTGTCAACTCAAGAGAG GTTTGTAAATTTTTGGAAGTCTCTCTGTTATCATTTCTACCAGAATATGGGCCTAAGCTAAAGGAAGATTATGTTACAGTTGGACACTTACCAAAAATTGACGAAGGTAGCAGTAACATATGTTGTTTGTGTGGATGTTTTAGTTTCTGCAACAGTAGCTGGCAGAAG GTTTGGGCTGTACTGAAGCCAGGATTTTTAGCTTTGCTCCAAGATCCATTTGATCCAAAGCTTTTGGATATAGTTATCTTTGATGTATCACCTCACATGGATAGAAATGGAGAAGGCCAAAGCACTCTAGCAAGAGAGATTAAGGAACATAATCCATTGCACTTTGCATTTGAG GTGTCTTCTGGGGGGCGGACAATAAAATTGAGAACAAGAAGTTCTGCTAAAGTGAAAGATTGGGTATCTGCAATAAATACTGCTCGACGACCCCCAGAGGGTTGGTCTCACCCACACCGTTTTGGTTCATTCGCACCACCTAGGGGTTTGACTGAAGATGGTAGCGTCGTACAATGGTTTCTTGATGGGCAAGCTGCGTTTAATGCTATTGCTTCTTCAATTGAGGAAGCCAAATCGGAG ATATTCATTACTGATTGGTGGCTGTGCCCAGAACTGTACCTTCGACGCCCTTTCCACCATCATGAATCCTCTAGACTTGATATTCTTCTAGAATCAAGGGCAAAGCAAGGTGTACAG ATCTATATTCTTTTGTACAAGGAAGTTTCTCTTGCATTGAAAATTAACAGCATGTACAGCAAACAGAGGCTTTTAAACATTCATGAGAATGTTAAAGTTCTGCGATACCCTGATCATTTCTCAACTGGCATATACTTATG GTCACATCATGAGAAAATCGTTATTGTTGATAATCAAGTATGCTATATTGGAGGCCTTGATTTATGCTTTGGTCGTTATGATACTCCTGAGCATAAAGTTGTGGATGTTCCTCCTTCAATATGGCCAGGAAAAGATTACTACAATCCTAG GGAATCTGAGCCAAATTCTTGGGAGGACACCATGAAAGATGAGCTTGATCGTACTAAATATCCTCGCATGCCCTGGCATGATGTTCAGTGTGCTCTTTATGGTCCTGCATGCCGAGACATAGCAAGGCATTTTGTTCAGCGCTGGAACTATGCAAAG AGGAACAAAGCACCAAATGAGCAAGCAATTCCCTTATTGATGCCTCAACATCACATGGTAATTCCCCATTACATGGGTAAAATCAAAGAATCAAATGAGGAAGTAAGTAAACAGACTCATGTTGAGGATATTAAAGGCCAGAAGTTAAGCTCCTTGAAAGCACCAGCATCATGCCAGGACATTCCATTGCTTTTGCCTCATGAGCCTGATCACCAGGCATCAAATAATGGAGAGTTAGGTCTGAATGGTTTAGATAACAATCATGGTCACTCAGATCACCCAAATAAAACCCATTGGAAACAGCCCATTCCCAACCGGAAGGCCAAGCAAGATACTTCTCTTCAGGATTTACAGATGAAAGGTTTTGTGGACAATCTTGGTACCCCAGATGTTTCATCAGTAATTGGACATTATGACACCTCAAAACAAAATGTGCATCACATGGATAACGAATGGTGGGAGACACAGGAGCGAGGAGACCAGGTCGATTATGTGCTTGATATTGGAGAAGTTGGTCCCCGAGCAACTTGTTGCTGTCAG gtTGTTCGAAGTGTTGGTCCGTGGTCAGCAGGAACAACTCAAATTGAAGGGAGCATCCACAATGCCTATTTTTCTCTCATCGAAAAAGCAGAACATTTTGTGTACATTGAG AATCAGTTTTTCATATCAGGTCTTTCAGGAGATGACACAATAAAAAACCGTGTATTAGAAGCATTATACAGGCGTATACTTAGAGcagaaaaggagaaaaggtgCTTCCGGGTTATAATTGTCATACCGCTTTTACCTGGATTTCAG GGAGGCATTGATGACGGTGGAGCAGCATCTGTTAGAGCAATTATGCACTGGCAATACAGGACCATTTGTAGAGGGCCTAATTCAATACTTAAGAATCTTTATGATGTGGTTGGTTCCAAAGCCCATGATTATATCTCCTTTTATGGGCTCAGGGCACACGGCAGACTAGGTGATGGTGGTCCTTTGGTCACCAATCAG ATATATGTGCACAGTAAGTTGATGATCATTGATGACCGGATGACACTGATTGGATCAGCTAACATAAATGACAGAAGTTTGCTTGGATCAAGGGATTCTGAG ATTGGTATGATTATTGAAGATAAAGAGGTTGTCAGTTCAATTATGGATGGAAGACATTGGGAAGCAGGGAAGTTCTCTCTTAGCCTACGACTTTCTCTATGGGCAGAACACCTTGGCCTTCATCCAGGAGAG GTTAGTCAAATTATGGATCCTGTGGACGATTTGACTTATAACAACATCTGGATGGGCACTGCTAAG GCAAACACCAAGATATACCAAAATGTCTTCTCGTGTGTTCCCAATGATCACATCCATTCTAG GTCCCAATTTAGGCAAGGATTTGCTCACCGGAAGGAGAAAATCGGCCACACAACCATTGACCTGGGTGTTGCTGTAGAGATAACAGAAACTCACAAGGATGGGGATCTGGCAGGCACCGATCCTATGGAAAAATTACAGGCCGTTAGGGGCCATCTCGTTTCCTTCCCTTTGGAGTTCATGTGCCAAGAGGACTTGAGACCATTCTTCGGCGAAAGCGAATATTATACGTCCCCGCAAGTTTTCCATTAG